The following are encoded in a window of Numida meleagris isolate 19003 breed g44 Domestic line chromosome 13, NumMel1.0, whole genome shotgun sequence genomic DNA:
- the GRIFIN gene encoding grifin, which produces MALRFEALYPEGMCPGWSVVVKGETSSSTSMFEINFLSHPGDQIAFHFNPRFASSRIVCNSFLANHWGKEEVNKTFPFEAKEPFQVEIYSDQDYFHIFIDENKILQFKHRQKQLSSITKLQILNDIAISSVEITRRGLY; this is translated from the exons ATGGCACTGCGG TTCGAGGCCCTGTACCCGGAGGGGATGTGTCCCGGCTGGAGCGTTGTGGTCAAGGGTGAaaccagctccagcaccagcaT GTTCGAAATTAATTTCCTCAGTCATCCCGGAGACCAGATCGCTTTCCACTTTAACCCCCGCTTTGCCAGCTCCAGAATTGTCTGCAACTCCTTCCTGGCCAACCactgggggaaggaggaggtgaaCAAAACCTTCCCCTTCGAAGCCAAGGAACCTTTCCAG GTTGAAATCTATTCTGACCAGGACtatttccacattttcattgatgaaaacaaaatcctgcagTTTAAGCATCGGCAAAAACAGCTTTCATCCATCACCAAGCTGCAGATTCTCAATGATATTGCCATTTCATCTGTGGAAATCACCAGACGAGGCCTTTATTAG